One Halosegnis longus DNA window includes the following coding sequences:
- a CDS encoding AI-2E family transporter, with protein sequence MRLRDVSRGTVAWWALGGFLAVLLASVANRFLGTLAVALFVYYVSRPVYRRLRVRLPASLAAVSSILVLVVPLFLLVGYSLTIGLREFNAVASGTDLSRFESVVRPYTNVTASVSDPAALLDDPDLVATLQNTLATGLDYLGLIGSVLLRLFIIVAIVFYLLRDGPRLGRWLLNRFGDDAGIFEQYTRAVDRDLYRVFSGNILNAVFTAAIGAIVYSVLNVLAIGGPQIPYPALIGLLAGAASLIPVIGMKLVYVPVSGYLVATAASSPDPVFAMPIIFTALSFVVVDTIPDLVLRPYVSGRNLHVGLVMFAYIFGPLVFGWYGIFLGPLVLIFIVHFARVVLPELISGTEIRPFAVDPAVATEPVEEVREESTVESAVERIEDGES encoded by the coding sequence ATGAGACTCAGGGACGTGAGCCGGGGGACGGTCGCGTGGTGGGCGCTCGGCGGGTTTCTGGCCGTCCTGCTCGCGTCGGTCGCCAACCGGTTCCTCGGGACGCTCGCGGTCGCGCTGTTCGTCTACTACGTCTCGCGACCGGTCTACCGACGGCTCCGAGTCCGGCTGCCCGCCTCGCTGGCCGCCGTCAGTTCCATCCTCGTGTTGGTGGTGCCGCTGTTTCTGCTCGTGGGCTACTCGCTCACTATCGGCTTGCGGGAGTTCAACGCCGTCGCCAGCGGCACCGACCTGAGTCGGTTCGAGTCGGTGGTCAGGCCGTACACGAACGTCACGGCGAGCGTGAGCGACCCGGCCGCGCTGCTCGACGACCCGGACCTCGTCGCGACGCTGCAGAACACGCTTGCGACCGGCCTCGACTATCTCGGCCTGATTGGGTCGGTGTTGCTCCGGCTGTTCATCATCGTCGCTATCGTCTTCTATCTGCTCCGCGACGGCCCGCGGCTCGGTCGCTGGCTCCTGAACCGGTTCGGCGACGACGCCGGTATCTTCGAGCAGTACACCCGGGCGGTGGACCGCGACCTCTACCGCGTCTTCTCTGGCAACATCCTCAACGCCGTGTTCACGGCCGCCATCGGCGCAATCGTCTACTCGGTGTTGAACGTCCTCGCCATCGGCGGCCCGCAGATACCGTATCCCGCACTCATCGGTCTACTGGCCGGAGCCGCCTCGCTCATCCCGGTCATCGGGATGAAGCTGGTGTACGTCCCCGTCTCCGGCTACCTCGTCGCGACGGCCGCGTCGAGTCCAGACCCGGTGTTCGCGATGCCGATTATCTTCACCGCGTTGTCGTTCGTCGTCGTGGACACGATTCCGGACCTCGTGTTGCGTCCGTACGTCTCGGGGCGGAATCTCCACGTCGGATTAGTCATGTTCGCGTACATCTTCGGCCCGCTGGTGTTCGGCTGGTACGGCATCTTCCTCGGCCCGCTGGTGTTGATTTTCATCGTCCACTTCGCGCGGGTGGTGTTGCCGGAGCTCATCTCCGGAACGGAGATACGCCCCTTCGCCGTCGACCCGGCGGTCGCGACCGAGCCGGTCGAAGAGGTGCGCGAGGAGTCGACTGTCGAGTCGGCCGTCGAACGAATCGAAGACGGCGAGTCGTAA
- a CDS encoding PadR family transcriptional regulator, producing the protein MYDLTGFQRDLMYVIAGNEEPHGLQIKEELEEYYEKEIHHGRLYPNLDTLVEKGLVEKGEIDQRTNYYTLTRRGRREIDARRDWERQYLEGDEA; encoded by the coding sequence ATGTACGACCTGACAGGCTTCCAGCGTGATCTCATGTACGTCATCGCCGGCAACGAGGAACCCCACGGACTCCAGATCAAAGAGGAGTTAGAGGAGTACTACGAGAAGGAGATTCACCACGGCCGACTCTACCCGAATCTCGACACGCTCGTGGAGAAAGGGCTGGTCGAAAAGGGCGAAATCGACCAGCGGACGAACTACTACACCCTGACGCGGCGCGGCCGGCGGGAGATCGACGCGCGCCGCGACTGGGAACGACAGTATCTCGAGGGCGACGAGGCCTGA
- a CDS encoding amphi-Trp domain-containing protein yields MEEQLFTFERDTDRATIAQLLRDVADNLAAGEPVQLSAGEESITLDVPSQAEFEVQVERETEGDETELSVEFEIEWDETDGGDAPLSVE; encoded by the coding sequence ATGGAAGAACAGTTGTTCACGTTCGAGCGCGATACCGACCGAGCGACCATCGCACAACTGCTCCGCGACGTGGCCGACAATCTCGCGGCCGGGGAGCCGGTGCAACTGTCCGCCGGCGAGGAGTCAATCACGCTCGACGTACCGAGCCAGGCCGAGTTCGAGGTGCAGGTGGAACGGGAAACCGAAGGCGACGAGACGGAACTATCGGTCGAGTTCGAAATCGAGTGGGACGAGACCGACGGCGGAGACGCGCCGCTGTCTGTCGAGTGA
- a CDS encoding DUF1028 domain-containing protein, with protein MTFSIVARDPETRAVGVGVQSKFVSVGSVVPFASADAGAIATQSFANVEYGPAGLDLLRRGHDAEAVVETLTAGDSEAESRQVGVVGRNGSVAAFTGDECFDTAGDIQGETYTVQGNILENEATLHAMADTYEETDGGLPERLLAALHAGNEAGGDSRGEQSAAMYVVKPEGGYDGGNDRWIDVRVDDHDAPIDELERVFKLYDVTLLEREPPAETTDLTGETAQAVQQTLADLGLYEGDPSETFDASARDALESFRGLNNFENHSLDVLEDALANGWDDADGEGESQLVDAIWHGLSRLDRV; from the coding sequence ATGACGTTCTCTATCGTCGCTCGCGACCCCGAAACCCGCGCCGTCGGCGTCGGCGTCCAGTCGAAGTTCGTCAGCGTCGGCTCCGTCGTCCCCTTTGCCAGCGCCGACGCCGGCGCAATCGCCACCCAGTCGTTCGCCAACGTCGAGTACGGGCCCGCCGGACTGGACCTGCTCCGTCGCGGCCACGACGCCGAGGCCGTGGTCGAGACGCTCACCGCCGGCGACAGCGAGGCCGAATCCCGGCAGGTCGGCGTGGTCGGTCGCAACGGCTCCGTCGCCGCCTTCACCGGCGACGAGTGTTTCGACACCGCCGGCGACATCCAGGGTGAGACGTACACGGTCCAGGGAAATATCCTCGAAAACGAGGCAACCCTCCACGCGATGGCCGACACCTACGAGGAGACCGACGGCGGGCTTCCCGAGCGCCTGCTCGCTGCGCTCCATGCGGGTAACGAGGCCGGCGGCGACTCCCGCGGCGAGCAGTCGGCCGCCATGTACGTCGTCAAGCCCGAGGGCGGCTACGACGGCGGTAACGACCGCTGGATCGACGTGCGCGTCGACGACCACGATGCGCCCATCGACGAACTGGAACGCGTGTTCAAGCTCTACGACGTGACGCTGCTCGAACGCGAGCCGCCGGCCGAGACGACCGACCTGACCGGAGAGACTGCACAGGCCGTCCAGCAGACGCTCGCGGACCTCGGGCTCTACGAGGGCGACCCGTCGGAGACGTTCGACGCAAGCGCACGCGATGCCCTGGAGTCGTTCCGCGGGCTGAACAACTTCGAGAACCACTCGCTCGACGTGCTCGAGGATGCACTCGCCAACGGCTGGGACGACGCCGACGGCGAGGGGGAATCCCAGCTCGTCGACGCTATCTGGCACGGGCTCTCGCGACTCGACCGCGTGTAG
- a CDS encoding DUF7528 family protein: MAGKFDGNVTVSRDSQELLLHVDGEEHVLDTETATELRQQLGDALTGTREYVYTSGECRADGSYVVARRGAGSAGHRKVFESFEALTDLYESLSTDFTADDLSGSGLTDSRRHIVLRHFVEHPRFDCELSSRQPLTVRKL, translated from the coding sequence CTGGCCGGGAAATTCGACGGTAATGTAACTGTCTCCCGGGACTCACAGGAACTGCTTCTACACGTCGACGGTGAGGAACACGTACTCGACACCGAGACGGCCACGGAGCTTCGCCAGCAGCTCGGCGACGCCCTGACCGGCACCCGCGAGTACGTCTACACCAGCGGGGAGTGTCGCGCCGACGGCAGCTACGTCGTCGCGCGCCGCGGCGCTGGCTCCGCCGGCCACCGCAAGGTGTTCGAGAGCTTCGAAGCGCTCACCGACCTGTACGAATCACTCTCGACGGATTTCACCGCAGACGACCTCTCCGGCAGCGGGTTGACCGACAGCCGGCGACACATCGTGTTGCGCCACTTCGTCGAGCATCCGCGCTTCGACTGTGAGCTGTCGAGTCGCCAGCCGCTCACCGTCCGGAAGCTCTAA
- a CDS encoding DUF7117 family protein: MKVRGHRECQDCGTRWTYYETGSVECPSCGSLRSVGVDEERQLHTATAATLDLREAQSLVDEQPLRTVAERAVEATREFTRGYGFISGGEVQPLDDTYLAAMELRTVADTVGRATSVTDSEESYFLALLAGAADGERPPREQVPDSLTDSRGLAYAKAVEQYREDLRTYLDEHPDEAASDLLGRLRGHVKRALALDGAIPTRDAETLVEAARGIGSYVADSDETALATAESRLDALA; encoded by the coding sequence ATGAAGGTTCGCGGCCACCGCGAGTGTCAGGACTGTGGCACGCGCTGGACGTACTACGAGACCGGCAGCGTGGAGTGTCCGAGCTGTGGGAGCCTCCGCAGCGTCGGCGTCGACGAGGAGCGGCAACTCCACACCGCGACGGCCGCGACGCTCGATTTGCGCGAGGCGCAGTCGCTTGTCGACGAGCAGCCGCTCCGGACGGTCGCCGAGCGGGCCGTCGAGGCGACCAGGGAGTTCACCCGCGGCTACGGCTTCATCAGCGGCGGTGAGGTGCAGCCGCTCGACGACACGTATCTGGCTGCGATGGAACTTCGGACGGTCGCGGACACGGTCGGGCGGGCGACGAGTGTCACCGACAGCGAGGAGTCGTACTTCCTCGCGCTGTTGGCGGGCGCAGCGGACGGCGAGCGACCCCCACGCGAGCAGGTCCCCGACTCGCTGACCGACTCGCGGGGACTCGCGTACGCCAAGGCGGTCGAGCAGTACCGCGAGGACCTCCGGACGTATCTGGACGAACACCCCGACGAGGCGGCGAGTGACCTGCTGGGTCGCCTGCGCGGCCACGTGAAGCGCGCGCTCGCGCTCGACGGCGCGATTCCGACCCGAGACGCCGAGACGCTAGTCGAGGCGGCCCGTGGTATCGGGTCGTACGTCGCCGACAGTGACGAGACGGCACTCGCAACGGCAGAGTCACGACTCGACGCGCTTGCGTGA
- a CDS encoding CaiB/BaiF CoA transferase family protein: MNGPLAGLRVLDLSGMIAGGFATMTLADHGADVVMVEHPEHGDPIREWPPFDGDHSLWWKALARNKRCVTLDMNSDEGTALVHELAAEADVVIENFRPGTLESWGLGPDALHETNEDLVVVRISGYGQDGPLAEQPGFGTVAEAMSGFAHVNGFPDSEPLLPPISLADLAAGQYATMGALFGVFDTLTGGTGRVVDVSLLESLFRMFPSVPEKYDRLDEVDERTGNRHPNAAPRNVYEASDGYVALSASSQPIFERVAECIGRPELIEADRFATNRKRVEHAAELDGYIEAWMQERTATEAVAALTDADAVASEIYDISDIHADAQYDAREAIVTVEDSDLGPVETHGVVPKFSGETRGVDRLGPGHGEHNDEVYLDEVGLDEDTYTSLREEGVI, encoded by the coding sequence ATGAACGGACCGCTCGCCGGCCTCCGGGTACTCGACTTGTCAGGGATGATCGCCGGCGGCTTCGCGACGATGACGCTCGCAGACCACGGTGCCGACGTGGTGATGGTCGAACATCCCGAACACGGCGACCCCATCCGCGAGTGGCCTCCCTTCGACGGCGACCACTCGCTGTGGTGGAAGGCGCTCGCCCGAAACAAGCGCTGTGTCACCCTCGACATGAACTCCGACGAGGGGACCGCCCTCGTGCACGAGCTGGCCGCCGAGGCCGACGTCGTCATCGAGAACTTCCGACCCGGGACGCTCGAATCGTGGGGACTCGGTCCCGACGCCTTACACGAGACGAACGAGGACCTCGTCGTCGTCCGCATCTCCGGCTACGGGCAGGACGGGCCACTCGCCGAACAACCCGGCTTCGGAACCGTCGCGGAGGCGATGTCCGGCTTCGCACACGTCAACGGATTCCCCGACAGCGAGCCGCTCCTGCCGCCCATTTCGCTCGCTGACCTCGCGGCTGGCCAGTACGCCACGATGGGTGCGCTGTTCGGTGTGTTCGACACCCTGACCGGCGGGACCGGCCGGGTCGTGGACGTGTCGCTGCTGGAGTCGCTGTTCCGGATGTTCCCGAGCGTGCCCGAGAAGTACGACCGGCTGGACGAGGTGGACGAACGCACCGGCAACCGCCACCCGAACGCCGCACCGCGCAACGTCTACGAGGCCAGCGACGGCTACGTCGCGCTGTCGGCTTCCTCACAGCCCATCTTCGAGCGGGTCGCCGAGTGTATCGGCCGTCCCGAACTCATCGAGGCGGACCGGTTCGCGACGAATCGCAAGCGCGTCGAACACGCCGCCGAGCTCGACGGCTACATCGAGGCGTGGATGCAGGAGCGAACCGCGACGGAGGCGGTCGCGGCACTCACCGACGCCGACGCCGTCGCCTCCGAGATCTACGACATCTCCGATATCCACGCCGACGCGCAGTACGACGCCCGGGAGGCAATCGTCACGGTCGAAGATTCCGACCTCGGACCGGTGGAGACCCACGGTGTCGTCCCGAAGTTCTCGGGCGAAACGCGGGGTGTCGACCGGCTCGGACCGGGTCACGGCGAACACAACGACGAGGTGTATCTCGACGAGGTCGGACTCGACGAGGACACCTATACGTCGCTGCGCGAGGAAGGCGTGATATGA
- a CDS encoding LeuA family protein codes for MRLCDVTLREAVQLSDREYTVDQRVAAGEALDRLDLPFVQAGFPAVGEAEREVTATLTDRLDADVVAIARGVESDVTAALETGADVVELFVPVSDKQLAHVVGRSREEMYETASEQIAQIRDGGAQPHLTLMDGFRTDERAIASAFERFDCPIVVADTVGARTPSYVAGYLRTLADLGVDLSRAGVHFHDDLGCATANALVAAQTGVDRIDVSVASLGERAGNPATEEVVTAIVQEGGDPGVQTEQLIPTAESALDALGESVDARKPVLGREVTTHESGIHTDAMLADPSTFEPFDPATFGGQRRLVFGAGTGRGAARKLLERVEREATDERVETLLDRLAAEGPVELDEALSLANDV; via the coding sequence ATGAGACTCTGTGACGTGACGCTGCGAGAGGCGGTCCAGCTCTCCGACCGCGAGTACACGGTCGACCAGCGCGTCGCCGCTGGCGAGGCGCTCGACCGGCTCGACCTGCCGTTCGTGCAAGCCGGGTTCCCGGCCGTCGGCGAGGCGGAACGGGAGGTGACGGCGACGCTGACGGACCGACTCGACGCCGACGTGGTCGCTATTGCCCGCGGCGTCGAGTCGGACGTGACCGCGGCGCTGGAGACGGGCGCAGACGTGGTCGAACTGTTCGTTCCCGTCTCGGACAAACAGTTAGCACACGTCGTCGGCAGGTCGCGCGAGGAGATGTACGAAACCGCCAGCGAGCAGATTGCACAGATTCGCGACGGCGGCGCACAGCCGCACCTGACCCTGATGGACGGGTTCCGGACCGACGAACGAGCAATCGCGTCGGCCTTCGAGCGATTCGACTGCCCGATCGTCGTCGCCGACACCGTCGGTGCACGGACGCCCTCGTACGTGGCCGGCTATCTCCGGACCCTCGCAGACCTCGGCGTGGACCTCTCGCGGGCAGGCGTCCACTTCCACGACGACCTCGGATGTGCGACGGCGAACGCGCTCGTCGCCGCACAGACGGGCGTCGACCGCATCGACGTGTCGGTAGCGTCGCTCGGTGAACGCGCCGGCAACCCCGCGACGGAGGAGGTCGTCACGGCAATCGTACAGGAAGGTGGCGACCCCGGGGTACAGACCGAGCAGCTGATTCCGACCGCGGAGTCGGCACTCGACGCGCTGGGCGAGTCGGTCGACGCACGCAAGCCCGTGTTGGGGCGGGAGGTAACGACCCACGAGTCGGGCATCCACACGGACGCGATGCTCGCCGACCCGTCGACGTTCGAGCCGTTCGACCCCGCGACCTTCGGCGGCCAGCGCCGGCTCGTCTTCGGCGCTGGAACGGGACGGGGCGCGGCCCGCAAGCTGCTGGAACGCGTGGAGCGTGAGGCGACCGACGAGCGCGTCGAGACCCTGCTCGACAGGCTCGCCGCCGAGGGGCCGGTCGAACTGGACGAGGCGCTGTCGCTCGCGAACGACGTGTAG
- a CDS encoding NUDIX hydrolase, translating into MDPDDLIARYDGVRARPNKHETLAPDRWESARSREEHETSWGVGALVETDAGVLLVQQGDKWFLPGGMHERGETHAEGAAREVREETGVTVEITDLLAVTEQTFVHAEDDREFAFRFATFRGEPTDTTLATDPGIDGETIDDVAWRETLPENTFDRDLVTRLRD; encoded by the coding sequence GTGGACCCCGACGACCTCATCGCGCGCTACGACGGCGTCCGCGCCCGGCCGAACAAGCACGAGACGCTCGCGCCCGACCGCTGGGAGTCTGCCCGGAGTCGCGAGGAACACGAGACCTCGTGGGGGGTCGGTGCGCTCGTCGAGACCGACGCGGGCGTCCTGCTCGTCCAGCAGGGCGACAAGTGGTTTCTCCCCGGCGGGATGCACGAGCGCGGTGAAACCCACGCGGAAGGTGCGGCCCGAGAAGTGCGGGAGGAGACGGGCGTGACGGTCGAGATCACGGACCTGCTCGCCGTCACCGAACAGACGTTCGTCCACGCTGAGGACGACCGCGAGTTCGCGTTCCGGTTCGCCACCTTCCGCGGTGAGCCGACCGACACGACGCTCGCTACCGACCCCGGCATCGACGGAGAGACAATCGACGACGTGGCGTGGCGCGAGACGCTTCCCGAGAACACCTTCGACCGCGACCTCGTCACCCGCCTGCGGGACTGA
- a CDS encoding tetrahydrofolate dehydrogenase/cyclohydrolase catalytic domain-containing protein, whose protein sequence is MTEVIDGNAVAAEIREDLSDAISTLKQAGTVPGLATVLMSDDPASETYVSMKQRDCEEVGINGIHVELDNDAPADELYETIADLNADDEVHGILVQSPLVEQVNEREAFRAVTPEKDVDCFHPENVGRMVAGPSHARFKPCTPHGILKLLEQYDVETEGAEAVVVGRSNIVGKPMANLLAQNDDTGNATVTVCHSRTENLEAHTKRADIVVAAVGVPEFIDGTMLKEGATVIDVGINRVDAETEKGYELVGDVEFASAREVADTITPVPGGVGPMTRAMLLWNTVKAASEQTGVDVALP, encoded by the coding sequence ATGACCGAAGTCATCGACGGCAACGCCGTCGCTGCGGAGATTCGCGAGGACCTCTCGGACGCCATCTCGACGCTCAAGCAGGCGGGGACGGTGCCGGGACTCGCGACGGTGTTAATGAGCGACGACCCCGCGAGCGAGACGTACGTGTCGATGAAACAGCGCGACTGCGAGGAGGTCGGCATCAACGGCATCCACGTCGAACTCGACAACGACGCGCCCGCCGACGAACTGTATGAGACCATCGCCGACCTGAACGCCGACGACGAGGTACACGGGATTCTCGTCCAGAGTCCGCTCGTCGAGCAGGTGAACGAACGGGAGGCGTTCCGCGCCGTCACCCCGGAGAAGGACGTGGACTGCTTCCACCCCGAGAACGTCGGGCGGATGGTCGCTGGCCCGTCGCACGCCCGGTTCAAGCCGTGTACGCCCCACGGGATTCTCAAACTGCTGGAGCAGTACGACGTTGAAACCGAGGGTGCAGAGGCCGTCGTCGTCGGTCGGTCGAACATCGTTGGCAAGCCGATGGCGAATCTGCTCGCACAGAACGACGACACCGGCAACGCGACCGTGACGGTGTGTCACTCCCGGACCGAGAATCTGGAAGCCCACACGAAACGCGCCGACATCGTCGTCGCGGCGGTCGGAGTTCCGGAGTTCATCGACGGCACGATGCTGAAAGAGGGCGCAACCGTCATCGACGTGGGTATCAACCGCGTCGACGCCGAGACGGAGAAGGGGTACGAACTCGTCGGCGACGTGGAGTTCGCCAGCGCTCGCGAGGTGGCCGACACCATCACGCCAGTGCCGGGTGGCGTCGGTCCGATGACCCGTGCGATGCTCCTGTGGAACACGGTCAAGGCCGCGAGCGAGCAGACCGGCGTCGACGTTGCCCTGCCGTAG
- the glyA gene encoding serine hydroxymethyltransferase, which translates to MSQESAREPRPETVRDIDPEIADALGEEKQRQRDTLAMIASENHVSEAVMEAQGSAFTNKYAEGYPGARYYAGCGPSDTVEELAIERAEELWGADHVNVQPHSGTQANMGVYTAVLDPGDKILSLELDHGGHLSHGHPANFTGKTYEVEQYEVDPDTGYIDYDGLRETAESFDPDIIVSGYSAYPREVEFERVQEAAAAVDAYHLADIAHITGLVAAGVHQSPVGVADFVTGSTHKTIRAGRGGIIMCDEEYADDIDAAVFPGAQGGPLMHNVAGKAVGFKEALQPGFEDYAERVVENARTLADHLDERGLEIVSGGTDTHLVLVDLRPSHPDTTGSDAEEALESIGLVLNANTVPGETRSPFNPSGIRAGTPALTTRGFGEAEMVRVANIIADVVDAPNDEDVLAAASDEVDELTDAHPLYE; encoded by the coding sequence ATGAGCCAGGAGTCTGCCCGCGAGCCGCGGCCGGAGACGGTCCGCGACATCGACCCCGAGATCGCCGACGCGCTCGGCGAGGAGAAACAGCGCCAGCGCGACACCCTCGCGATGATTGCGAGCGAGAACCACGTCTCCGAGGCCGTCATGGAGGCACAGGGGTCCGCGTTCACGAACAAGTACGCCGAGGGCTATCCCGGCGCGCGCTACTACGCCGGCTGCGGTCCCTCCGACACCGTCGAGGAACTCGCCATCGAGCGCGCCGAGGAGCTGTGGGGTGCAGACCACGTCAACGTCCAGCCCCACTCCGGCACGCAGGCGAACATGGGCGTCTACACCGCCGTCCTCGACCCCGGCGACAAGATTCTCTCGCTGGAACTCGACCACGGTGGCCACCTCAGCCACGGTCACCCGGCCAACTTCACGGGCAAGACCTACGAGGTCGAACAGTACGAGGTCGACCCCGACACCGGCTACATCGACTACGACGGGCTGCGCGAGACGGCCGAGTCGTTCGACCCCGACATCATCGTCTCGGGCTACTCCGCGTACCCGCGCGAGGTCGAGTTCGAACGCGTCCAGGAGGCCGCAGCGGCCGTCGACGCCTACCACCTCGCCGACATCGCCCACATCACGGGACTCGTCGCCGCGGGCGTCCACCAGTCGCCCGTCGGCGTCGCGGACTTCGTCACCGGCTCGACGCACAAGACCATCCGCGCGGGTCGGGGTGGCATCATCATGTGCGACGAGGAGTACGCCGACGACATCGACGCGGCCGTCTTCCCCGGCGCGCAGGGCGGTCCCCTGATGCACAACGTCGCGGGCAAGGCCGTCGGCTTCAAAGAAGCCCTCCAGCCCGGCTTCGAGGACTACGCCGAGCGGGTCGTCGAGAACGCCCGTACCCTTGCCGACCACCTCGACGAGCGCGGGCTCGAAATCGTCTCCGGCGGCACGGACACCCACCTCGTGCTCGTGGACCTGCGACCCTCACATCCCGATACGACCGGCAGCGACGCCGAGGAAGCGCTCGAATCGATCGGGCTGGTGCTCAACGCGAACACCGTCCCCGGCGAGACGCGCTCGCCGTTCAACCCCTCGGGCATCCGCGCCGGCACGCCCGCGCTCACGACGCGCGGCTTCGGCGAGGCCGAGATGGTCCGCGTCGCCAACATCATCGCCGACGTGGTCGACGCGCCGAACGACGAGGACGTGCTCGCCGCCGCCAGCGACGAGGTCGACGAGCTGACCGACGCTCACCCGCTGTACGAGTAG
- the tbsP gene encoding transcriptional regulator TbsP: METNVFGDTVDGVLGEVLGGASDEVFLVNPTVGTLEALLDVLDTATVRVNVLAAESQLKELSRDFKLASRAADYEDDGRLTLSIYDEPANTVVVTESFTTALVAGGSQVAGLTTTEEGFVDATYDRYAAAFEDANAFDLRTPGTTHVSETLAESLGEQTAADFEAALAAMETARGDGTDLSEVTVALLVAARNEQLLYDISKWGEDTGVASKATFSRTKTDLEERGIIDTEKVPIDVGRPRLRLKLADDRLKNVSASELASVAQSVLAK, from the coding sequence ATCGAGACAAACGTATTCGGGGACACCGTCGACGGCGTTCTGGGGGAAGTCCTCGGGGGAGCCAGCGACGAGGTGTTCCTCGTCAATCCGACGGTGGGGACGCTTGAGGCACTACTTGACGTGCTCGACACGGCGACGGTGCGCGTGAACGTACTGGCCGCCGAGTCGCAGCTCAAGGAGCTTTCTCGTGACTTCAAGCTCGCGAGCCGGGCGGCGGACTACGAGGACGACGGCCGGCTCACGCTGTCTATCTACGACGAGCCGGCAAACACCGTCGTCGTGACCGAGTCGTTCACGACCGCGCTCGTCGCCGGCGGGTCACAGGTCGCCGGGCTCACGACGACCGAAGAAGGGTTCGTCGACGCCACGTACGACCGGTACGCAGCCGCCTTCGAGGACGCGAACGCGTTCGACCTCCGGACCCCCGGGACGACCCACGTGAGCGAGACGCTGGCCGAGAGTCTCGGCGAGCAGACCGCGGCGGACTTCGAGGCGGCACTCGCCGCGATGGAGACGGCTCGGGGCGACGGAACCGACCTGAGTGAGGTGACCGTCGCGCTGCTCGTCGCCGCTAGAAACGAACAGCTCCTGTACGACATCTCGAAGTGGGGCGAGGACACGGGCGTCGCCTCGAAGGCCACCTTCTCGCGCACCAAGACCGACCTCGAAGAGCGCGGAATCATCGACACCGAGAAAGTCCCCATCGACGTCGGCCGCCCGCGGCTCCGCCTGAAGCTCGCCGACGACCGACTCAAGAACGTGTCGGCCTCCGAACTCGCCTCCGTTGCGCAGTCCGTTCTCGCCAAGTAG